GTATGTTTATGACCAGCCATGACAATATCAGAATGAATCTCATCAGAAATCACAATCAAATCATTCTCAACTGCAATTTTTCCAATTTTTTCCAAATCTTCCCTGCTCCACACAATCCCAAGCGGATTATGAGGACTGCACAAAAGCAATATTTTATTATTTTTATCTTTTGCAAACTCTTCAAATTTTTCAAAATCAATAGAATACTTGACTTCACCATTCTCATTTTTACTCTCAACTAATCCACAATCCACCAATTTTCTATTATTTGAAGTAATCGAACTATAAAACGGAAAATAAACAGGAGTAAACGTAATCACGCCTTCATTTTCCTTCGCAAAAGCCTTAATCGCAACATATATAGCTGAAACCACGCCAGGAGTACACAAAATCCAGTCTTTTTCTACCTTAAAACCGTACCTTCTCTCCATCCAGCCTATAACAGCCTCATAATATTTCGGATAAGTCCCCGAATACCCCAAAACCGCTTCATCAATATATTTTTTCATTCCTTCCGTTATCTCAGGAGCAATCTTTAACTCCATATCCGCCACAGAAAACGGAACAATATCATCTTCCAGCTCTGGAAGCACTTCATACATCTGCTCCCATTTGTACGATCCTTGCCCTTTTCTGCTTAGGATTGTTTCAAAATCATATTTTTTTGACATTTTTTAAACCTCTCGCATTTTATTTATCTTTTATATCTTCATTTGAATTTTTCTCTAAATTTTCTAAATCCAATAATCTGTTCATTGTTTCTGTTTCTAATTCACTAACTGAATATTCTTTTAATATATCTGGATATTCTTTTAGCACGTGCAATACTTCTGAATAATATTGTTTTGCGACTTTAATATTTTTATTTTCCTCATAGTAGTTTCCAACATTAAATAATGCTAACGGATTTGATTTTTCTGCAGCTTTTAAATAAAATTTTATAGCTTCTTTCTCATTTCCTTCTTTACTATAGATGTTAGCAAGATTATTCATAGCTGTTGTATGTCCTCTCTCAACTGCTTTCGCATACCATTTTTTAGAATCTTCCATTCTTCCTTGTTCAGATGCAAAAAGCCCTAACTCATACATTGCCACAACATGATCTTTTTCTGCAGCTTTTTTTAACCACATGTCGACTTCTTTTGTATATTCACCAGTTTCTGAATAGATTGATAAAGCATAATTATACATAAACTTACTATCGCCAAACTCACATCCTTTTAAAATATACTCTTTATATTTTCCCTTATTTCCCTT
This is a stretch of genomic DNA from Leptotrichia hofstadii. It encodes these proteins:
- a CDS encoding MalY/PatB family protein, with amino-acid sequence MSKKYDFETILSRKGQGSYKWEQMYEVLPELEDDIVPFSVADMELKIAPEITEGMKKYIDEAVLGYSGTYPKYYEAVIGWMERRYGFKVEKDWILCTPGVVSAIYVAIKAFAKENEGVITFTPVYFPFYSSITSNNRKLVDCGLVESKNENGEVKYSIDFEKFEEFAKDKNNKILLLCSPHNPLGIVWSREDLEKIGKIAVENDLIVISDEIHSDIVMAGHKHTVFQTLSEELAEITITCTAPTKSFNLAGAGISNIIIKNEKLRKKFKAEMEKMSMHVFSTLSYKACELAYTESEEWLDEFLLLIDKNQKLVNKFFEERFVDLKAPLIQGTYLQWLDFRALGLKNTELKEFMNKKSKIFFSEGYTFGKAGDGFERVNLAVPTKYLEKMLERLYEVLKAEFPQFCK